One window of Pseudacidobacterium ailaaui genomic DNA carries:
- a CDS encoding beta-galactosidase, with protein MKSMLSALLFSAATAILPITLSAQATSYPDKPPLLLGAAWYPEQWPESRWDADLSLMEAAHINLVRVGEFAWSTMEPAENQYNFAWLDRAIALAAKHHICVVLGTPTAAPPAWLTAKYPDTLRVDENGVRDEHGNRQQFSFASTRYRQFAHDIAEKMAERYGHNPNVVGWQLDNEYAAPSFDPEAKAQFHAWLKKKYGTIENLNQHWTTAYWSQTYDNFDEIPVRQEGENPGLLLDWKHFVSDTWKSYSENQISAIRPHADKRQFITTNTMGWFDGFDEYVVHSVLDIAAWDDYVGSQYDYIDNGARHDLARGFKNKNFWVMETQPAFVNWRPVNAAIDRGQVRDMAWQAIGHGAEAVEYWQWRSALNGQEQYHGTLVGADGTPVPVYDEVKQVGEEFEKVGQALAGTAPQSAVALINDYDSRWAINFQRHNRNFDPVAEMLAFYTPLRNQAQAVDVISVRAPLDKYKLVVAPGLNVLPQDVAAHLLAYVKQGGNLVLGPRSGMKDEYNALHIERQPGPLVDALGGRVEQFYALDNAVPVNGELGSGTASLWAEQLSTKSPDTHVLLSYGPSNGWLDNQPAVITRKVGKGSITYVGAWLDAALLAKLTSSLLEQSGVRPVLQNVPEGVEVCQRTGAGKSVLVLINHNQTAAHVDLPQAMTDLLDSSHVRRTSVDLPKYGVAVLEM; from the coding sequence ATGAAGTCGATGCTCTCCGCACTGCTGTTTTCTGCCGCCACTGCAATACTTCCCATCACCCTCTCTGCCCAGGCCACCTCCTATCCTGATAAACCCCCTCTCCTGCTCGGTGCGGCATGGTATCCCGAGCAATGGCCTGAATCGCGCTGGGACGCTGATCTCTCGCTCATGGAAGCGGCCCACATCAACCTCGTCCGCGTGGGTGAGTTTGCCTGGAGCACCATGGAACCCGCCGAAAACCAATACAACTTTGCCTGGCTTGACCGGGCCATCGCTTTGGCGGCCAAACACCATATCTGTGTTGTGCTCGGGACCCCAACGGCCGCACCTCCGGCTTGGCTTACAGCCAAATATCCGGACACGCTGCGCGTAGATGAGAACGGCGTGCGCGATGAACATGGCAACCGTCAGCAGTTTTCTTTTGCCAGTACACGGTATCGCCAGTTTGCACATGACATCGCCGAAAAGATGGCGGAACGCTATGGTCACAACCCGAACGTGGTCGGCTGGCAATTGGATAACGAATACGCTGCTCCTTCCTTTGATCCCGAGGCAAAGGCCCAGTTTCATGCTTGGCTCAAAAAGAAATACGGTACGATTGAAAACCTGAACCAGCATTGGACCACAGCCTACTGGAGCCAGACATACGACAATTTTGACGAAATCCCCGTGCGCCAGGAAGGCGAAAACCCCGGACTCCTGCTGGACTGGAAGCATTTCGTCAGCGATACCTGGAAAAGCTACTCTGAAAATCAAATCAGCGCCATTCGCCCCCATGCCGACAAACGCCAATTCATCACAACCAATACGATGGGATGGTTTGATGGATTTGATGAGTATGTGGTCCATTCTGTGCTCGACATTGCTGCCTGGGATGACTACGTCGGCAGCCAATATGATTACATCGACAATGGCGCCCGGCATGACCTGGCCCGCGGCTTCAAGAACAAAAACTTCTGGGTCATGGAAACCCAGCCGGCCTTTGTAAACTGGCGTCCTGTGAATGCCGCCATTGATCGTGGCCAGGTGCGCGACATGGCCTGGCAGGCGATTGGCCATGGCGCTGAGGCTGTCGAATACTGGCAATGGCGCAGCGCCCTTAATGGACAGGAGCAGTACCACGGCACTCTGGTCGGGGCTGACGGTACTCCCGTTCCTGTTTACGATGAGGTAAAACAGGTCGGTGAGGAGTTTGAGAAGGTGGGCCAGGCGCTCGCAGGAACCGCTCCCCAATCTGCCGTTGCCCTCATCAATGACTACGACAGCCGATGGGCCATCAATTTCCAACGCCATAACCGGAACTTTGACCCAGTGGCCGAAATGCTTGCTTTCTATACGCCCTTGCGCAATCAGGCACAGGCTGTCGACGTCATTTCTGTGCGCGCTCCGCTCGACAAATATAAGCTCGTTGTGGCCCCCGGGCTGAATGTCCTCCCCCAGGATGTCGCCGCCCACCTGCTTGCCTATGTAAAGCAGGGAGGGAATCTTGTGCTTGGACCGCGTTCCGGCATGAAAGACGAATACAATGCACTCCATATTGAACGCCAGCCGGGTCCTCTGGTAGACGCTCTCGGCGGGCGCGTTGAACAGTTTTATGCTCTGGACAATGCGGTCCCTGTAAATGGAGAACTCGGCTCAGGGACGGCCTCTCTCTGGGCAGAGCAGCTCAGTACGAAATCCCCAGACACTCATGTTCTGCTCAGTTACGGTCCGAGCAATGGATGGCTCGACAACCAGCCTGCGGTGATAACCCGCAAAGTGGGTAAAGGCAGCATTACGTATGTAGGCGCATGGCTCGATGCTGCTCTGCTGGCCAAACTTACCTCGTCCTTGCTTGAGCAAAGCGGTGTCAGGCCAGTCCTGCAAAACGTACCTGAGGGCGTCGAAGTCTGCCAGCGCACCGGTGCAGGAAAATCCGTGCTGGTTCTTATCAACCACAACCAGACGGCGGCGCATGTGGACCTGCCTCAAGCCATGACTGACCTGCTCGACTCCTCTCATGTGAGACGTACATCCGTGGATCTGCCTAAATATGGGGTCGCTGTTCTGGAGATGTAA
- a CDS encoding beta-glucosidase, with the protein MRKPFHLTALLLLNFSACSCIVHAQAPVPDSPMIEQKADSMLKKLSLEEKIDLIGGVDGMYIRSEEAAGFPRLKMSDGPYGVRTWGPDTAYAAGIGLAATWDPQLAQRMGVAIGQDARARGVHFLLGPGVNIYRAPMGGRNFEYFGEDPFLAAHIAVPYIEGVQSQGVIATVKHFAANNQEYDRHNVSSDMDERTLREIYLPAFEAAVKVAHVGAVMNSYNLLNGVHATQNCHLNNDILKKDWGFDGILMSDWVATYDAVGAANCGLDLEMPSGAFMNRKNLLPAIKDGRVSEATIDDKVRRIFRTSLRFGFLDRDQTDLSIPYDNPSGRAVALDEARESITLLKNDGNLLPLESGKIKTLAVIGPDAWPAVPGAGGSSQVEPYSAISIMSGLTNDQGSGIKVLYTRGIPTTKELFQRTHFGTDQSMTSSSDPFWEDWFGKPTVKVETFDNPNFSGIPTVTQVKHIDSWGAHEFTPPGQGKHSIRYTADYLPHKTGDYLVVAAGNWGDSWKLMVDGRQVLEQPHREGQAPQSTKLFLTAGKPVHIQFDYIPDGNHVLAGVGILAVDDLVSPEAKKIAAMSDAALVSVGFDPSTESEGMDRTFALPWGQDELIEAIASVNKNTIVAITGGGGVDMRRWIDKVPALLHNWYPGEEGGQALAEIVYGKRSPEGHLPASFERSWEDNPTHDSYYAPPVPQGQTPHVRYSEGVFLGYRYYTSRNRKPLFPFGFGLSYTTFSFSNLQVSPSQASSEGKITVSFDVTNTGQREGADVAQLYVGDPSAKVERPIKELKGFEKVRLNPGETKHISLSLDHRALAYWDTKSNDWRVDPGEFKVYVGDSSENTPLSTSFDVTK; encoded by the coding sequence TTGCGTAAACCGTTTCATCTGACCGCTTTGCTCCTGCTGAATTTTTCTGCTTGTTCCTGCATTGTCCATGCTCAGGCCCCGGTGCCGGACAGTCCTATGATTGAGCAAAAAGCAGATTCCATGCTCAAAAAGCTCTCGCTTGAAGAGAAAATTGACCTCATCGGCGGCGTGGATGGGATGTACATCCGCTCGGAAGAGGCCGCCGGGTTTCCACGCCTCAAGATGTCTGATGGTCCTTACGGGGTCCGCACCTGGGGGCCCGACACGGCCTATGCTGCCGGTATCGGTCTGGCCGCAACGTGGGACCCACAGCTGGCACAACGCATGGGCGTCGCCATTGGACAGGATGCGCGGGCGCGCGGCGTCCACTTTCTACTTGGACCCGGCGTCAATATTTATCGCGCGCCGATGGGTGGGCGTAACTTTGAATACTTCGGCGAAGATCCCTTTTTGGCCGCACACATTGCAGTCCCCTACATTGAAGGGGTGCAGAGCCAGGGTGTCATTGCTACAGTTAAGCACTTCGCTGCCAACAATCAGGAATATGATCGCCACAATGTGAGTTCTGATATGGATGAGCGTACTTTGCGGGAAATCTATCTGCCTGCCTTTGAAGCTGCTGTCAAAGTGGCCCACGTCGGCGCAGTCATGAATTCCTACAACCTGTTGAATGGTGTTCATGCAACGCAGAACTGCCATCTGAACAATGACATTCTCAAAAAAGACTGGGGCTTTGACGGCATCCTTATGTCAGATTGGGTGGCAACCTATGATGCCGTCGGCGCGGCCAACTGTGGTCTCGACCTTGAAATGCCCTCTGGCGCCTTCATGAACCGGAAAAACCTGCTGCCCGCAATCAAGGACGGAAGGGTCTCTGAAGCCACCATTGATGACAAAGTTCGACGGATCTTCCGGACATCGCTTCGCTTCGGCTTTCTAGACCGAGACCAGACCGACCTGAGCATTCCTTATGACAACCCTTCAGGACGCGCCGTTGCACTGGATGAAGCAAGAGAGAGCATTACTCTGCTCAAAAATGATGGCAACCTCCTGCCGCTTGAATCGGGAAAAATTAAGACCCTTGCCGTGATTGGCCCCGATGCCTGGCCTGCCGTACCCGGCGCAGGCGGAAGTTCCCAGGTAGAACCTTATTCCGCGATCAGCATCATGAGCGGGTTGACGAACGACCAGGGTTCCGGGATCAAAGTGCTGTATACAAGAGGAATCCCTACGACAAAAGAGCTGTTCCAACGCACGCACTTCGGCACAGACCAGTCCATGACCTCATCGTCCGATCCCTTCTGGGAAGACTGGTTTGGCAAGCCGACGGTAAAGGTCGAAACATTTGACAATCCAAATTTCAGCGGCATCCCCACAGTCACGCAGGTCAAGCATATTGACTCCTGGGGAGCGCATGAATTTACTCCCCCCGGCCAGGGCAAACACAGCATCCGATACACGGCCGATTATCTTCCCCACAAAACGGGAGATTACCTTGTTGTGGCAGCAGGCAATTGGGGCGATTCCTGGAAACTGATGGTGGACGGCAGGCAGGTACTGGAACAGCCGCACCGTGAAGGGCAGGCCCCGCAGTCTACAAAACTGTTCTTGACCGCCGGCAAACCGGTCCATATTCAATTCGACTACATACCGGATGGAAACCACGTTCTGGCCGGGGTCGGAATTTTGGCCGTAGACGACCTTGTTTCACCCGAAGCAAAAAAGATTGCAGCAATGTCTGATGCTGCACTGGTCTCGGTAGGCTTTGATCCTTCAACAGAAAGCGAGGGCATGGACCGCACTTTCGCCCTGCCCTGGGGACAGGACGAGCTCATTGAGGCGATAGCCTCAGTCAATAAAAATACAATCGTTGCGATTACTGGTGGAGGCGGTGTGGACATGCGCCGCTGGATTGACAAAGTCCCAGCCCTGCTGCACAACTGGTATCCCGGAGAAGAAGGCGGCCAAGCGCTCGCAGAGATTGTCTATGGAAAACGCTCGCCTGAAGGCCATCTACCGGCCAGCTTTGAGCGCTCCTGGGAAGACAATCCAACCCACGATTCTTACTATGCGCCACCGGTTCCCCAGGGCCAAACACCGCATGTCAGATACAGCGAAGGTGTCTTTCTCGGTTATCGCTACTACACCAGTCGAAATCGAAAGCCTCTCTTCCCGTTCGGTTTTGGACTGTCCTACACGACGTTCTCCTTCAGCAACCTACAGGTCTCCCCCAGTCAGGCCTCCAGCGAAGGCAAGATCACCGTTTCCTTTGACGTGACCAATACAGGTCAGCGCGAGGGAGCGGACGTAGCCCAGCTTTATGTGGGTGACCCCTCGGCGAAGGTCGAGCGCCCGATAAAGGAGCTCAAGGGTTTTGAAAAGGTACGTCTCAACCCGGGAGAAACGAAGCACATTTCTCTCTCGCTCGACCATCGTGCCCTCGCCTATTGGGACACAAAGTCGAATGACTGGCGTGTGGATCCGGGTGAGTTCAAGGTCTACGTGGGTGACTCGTCCGAGAATACACCTTTGAGTACCAGTTTCGATGTGACGAAGTAA
- a CDS encoding metal-dependent hydrolase family protein, whose protein sequence is MKDFPGRFLLFLVLLFPALVHSQTPSRYLKCGSLFDSTNGTLRQHVTIEIQGNKIISVTPWEQLPSGAEITDLSTQTCLPGLIDTHTHVLLQGDATAAEYADQLLKQSLAYRAILGAVTAGKALNYGFTTIRDLETEGALYADVDIKHLIEQGVIPGPRMQVATRALDVTGAYPLLGYAYGISVPHGVQICDGPEECRRAVREQLSYGADWIKVYVDRGYFMRPDGVLDDIPTFTPDELAAIVDEAHRENHRVAAHAMGLHGVHNAVTAGVDTLEHGDYIAPEDLKTMAEKGIWYVPTTYALEAVAEGRASDGNPVYKQMIKTHAQTMHRAMEANIKIAFGTDAGAFPWSINPAKEFAVLVRDGMTPSQAIQSATLQAARLMHLDDKLGSVETGKLADIVAVPGNPLEQITLMEQVNFVMKDGIVYRTPTP, encoded by the coding sequence ATGAAAGATTTTCCTGGCCGCTTTCTTCTTTTTCTCGTTCTGCTCTTCCCTGCCCTCGTCCACTCGCAAACTCCTTCCCGCTATCTAAAGTGCGGATCGCTCTTCGACAGCACAAACGGAACCCTGCGCCAGCATGTCACCATTGAGATACAGGGAAACAAAATCATCAGCGTAACACCCTGGGAACAGCTGCCATCGGGAGCTGAGATCACCGATCTCTCCACGCAAACCTGCCTTCCCGGCCTCATTGACACGCACACTCACGTGCTTCTGCAGGGCGACGCAACGGCCGCAGAGTATGCCGACCAGCTTTTGAAGCAGTCACTTGCATATCGCGCGATTCTTGGCGCCGTGACCGCTGGCAAGGCGCTAAATTATGGATTCACGACCATCCGCGATCTGGAAACGGAAGGCGCCCTCTATGCTGACGTAGACATCAAACACCTCATCGAGCAGGGCGTCATTCCCGGCCCAAGAATGCAGGTGGCGACACGTGCGCTGGACGTGACTGGGGCCTATCCCCTGCTCGGATATGCCTATGGAATCTCTGTTCCGCATGGCGTGCAGATCTGCGATGGCCCGGAAGAATGCCGCAGGGCCGTACGCGAACAATTGTCCTATGGCGCTGACTGGATCAAAGTATACGTGGACCGCGGCTACTTCATGCGCCCCGACGGTGTGCTTGACGACATTCCCACATTCACGCCCGATGAGTTGGCCGCAATCGTCGATGAGGCCCATCGTGAAAACCACCGGGTCGCAGCACACGCCATGGGCCTGCACGGCGTTCACAACGCAGTCACAGCAGGTGTGGATACACTTGAGCACGGCGACTATATCGCACCGGAAGACTTGAAGACCATGGCCGAGAAGGGCATCTGGTACGTGCCTACAACGTATGCTTTGGAGGCAGTAGCCGAAGGCCGCGCCAGCGACGGCAACCCCGTTTATAAACAGATGATCAAAACCCACGCTCAAACCATGCATCGTGCAATGGAGGCCAACATCAAAATCGCCTTTGGTACTGATGCGGGTGCCTTCCCCTGGAGCATCAATCCGGCAAAAGAGTTTGCCGTACTGGTACGGGATGGAATGACTCCCTCTCAAGCAATTCAAAGTGCCACTTTGCAGGCTGCAAGATTGATGCACCTTGATGACAAGCTTGGCTCAGTGGAAACGGGCAAGCTGGCCGACATTGTCGCTGTGCCTGGCAATCCACTGGAACAGATCACGCTCATGGAACAAGTGAATTTTGTCATGAAAGATGGCATCGTCTATCGCACACCAACACCTTGA
- a CDS encoding uroporphyrinogen-III synthase, with the protein MNVQPLKNRTILITRARQQAGRLSRELQVLGAHVIEIPAIEIVPPESYAPLDTALRHMQKYDWLIVTSANAVRVLGERMAAVEKSPEEFAHIRCAAIGPATAEALRGLGLPVALVPEKYIAESFAEALRGHVAGASVLLIRAAIARDVIPDELRKVSAKVDVVDAYQTVLPPASVTNMRKIFHPDQSRDSIAKSSASLPLSALPDAVTFTSSSTVTNFFQLLKNAGIDFLPRQVKAISIGPITSTALREHGWEPAAEADPHNVEGLVQAVISSLSPR; encoded by the coding sequence GTGAACGTACAACCGCTGAAAAACAGGACCATTCTTATCACGCGGGCCAGGCAACAGGCGGGCCGGCTGAGCAGGGAGCTGCAGGTCTTGGGTGCGCACGTCATCGAAATCCCTGCCATTGAAATTGTTCCTCCAGAATCGTATGCGCCGCTCGATACTGCTCTGCGTCATATGCAAAAGTATGATTGGCTGATTGTCACCAGCGCCAATGCTGTCAGAGTGCTCGGCGAACGGATGGCAGCCGTTGAGAAGTCGCCCGAAGAGTTTGCACACATAAGGTGCGCTGCCATAGGACCAGCAACGGCTGAGGCACTGCGCGGCCTGGGCCTTCCGGTGGCCCTTGTTCCAGAGAAATATATTGCAGAGTCTTTCGCGGAGGCGCTCCGCGGCCATGTGGCCGGAGCAAGCGTCCTTCTCATACGCGCTGCGATTGCGCGTGACGTTATCCCCGATGAGCTAAGAAAAGTAAGCGCGAAGGTGGACGTGGTGGATGCATATCAGACCGTACTACCGCCAGCATCCGTTACCAACATGCGGAAAATTTTTCACCCCGACCAATCGCGGGATTCAATAGCGAAAAGTAGCGCCAGCTTGCCCTTGTCCGCATTGCCAGATGCTGTAACGTTTACCAGCTCTTCGACTGTGACCAATTTTTTCCAGCTGCTAAAAAATGCAGGAATTGATTTTCTGCCCAGGCAAGTGAAAGCAATCTCCATCGGCCCCATCACTTCTACTGCTCTGCGGGAGCATGGATGGGAGCCTGCGGCAGAGGCCGATCCTCATAACGTTGAGGGGCTGGTCCAAGCAGTCATTTCTTCGCTCTCTCCGCGTTAA
- the hemC gene encoding hydroxymethylbilane synthase gives MVRIGSRGSQLALWQANYIAEKLREAGHDVSIEIIRTTGDARQNVAFPAVGTKGMFTKEIEEALREHRIDLAVHSLKDLPTELDPAFTIAAIPQREDARDAFVSIQYKSFAALPPGARIGTSSLRRQAQLRAIRRDVEIVEFRGNVDTRLRKLQDGQVDAIVVAVAGLERLQCTEWIQERFSPLDLCPAPGQGALAIETCSEDMQTRSLLAFLEDEQTRYAVTVERTALGLLGGGCHVPIGVYCRNTQQGVVVTGTVAHPEGSPMVRVELDLQSAMSAQQLGQLMAERLLEQGARKILGAVQL, from the coding sequence ATGGTCCGTATCGGTTCACGGGGGTCACAGCTAGCTCTGTGGCAGGCCAATTATATTGCCGAGAAGCTGCGCGAGGCGGGGCACGATGTCTCGATTGAGATCATTCGTACCACCGGAGATGCGCGACAGAATGTGGCCTTTCCCGCTGTCGGTACGAAGGGCATGTTTACCAAAGAGATTGAAGAGGCGCTACGTGAGCACAGGATTGATCTTGCGGTACACAGCCTGAAGGACCTGCCTACAGAACTTGATCCGGCTTTTACCATTGCCGCGATTCCGCAGCGGGAAGATGCAAGAGACGCTTTTGTATCCATCCAATACAAGTCATTTGCCGCATTGCCACCTGGCGCCCGTATCGGCACCAGCAGTTTACGGCGACAGGCACAACTTCGCGCCATACGACGGGATGTGGAGATTGTTGAATTCCGCGGCAACGTGGATACGCGTCTACGCAAGTTGCAGGACGGACAGGTGGATGCAATTGTGGTGGCCGTTGCTGGACTGGAGCGGCTGCAATGCACAGAGTGGATCCAGGAGCGCTTTTCGCCGCTGGATCTCTGTCCGGCTCCAGGACAGGGTGCGTTGGCCATTGAAACATGTTCCGAGGACATGCAAACGCGCAGCCTCCTTGCCTTCCTTGAGGATGAGCAGACCCGTTATGCGGTCACGGTGGAACGCACGGCGCTCGGATTGCTGGGCGGAGGCTGCCATGTTCCGATTGGTGTGTACTGCCGAAATACGCAGCAGGGTGTCGTTGTGACCGGAACGGTAGCGCATCCGGAAGGATCACCCATGGTGCGCGTAGAGCTGGATCTCCAGAGCGCAATGAGTGCACAGCAACTGGGTCAGCTGATGGCGGAACGGCTGCTGGAGCAGGGGGCGCGGAAGATTCTGGGAGCGGTCCAACTGTGA
- the hemA gene encoding glutamyl-tRNA reductase, with protein sequence MNLLLTGVNHKTAPVELREQLAIAPDRLGEATHALHQFPGVSEAMVLSTCNRVELIACHENGSPDLLHFLHEFLRVDITEMRPHVYEYRDREAVRHLFRVASSLDSMVVGEPQILGQVKESYNVAREVGAVQTHLARLLQSTFTVAKKIRSETQIGNSSVSIASVAVDLAKKIFGSLDGKRILLVGAGKMSELAARHLMQQGAHSLLVANRTFDRALRIAEQFQGHAVRFEDLYGTADQADIIITSTGSQQQIFRREHGQQFLHRRRNRPMFFIDIAVPRDVDPEMNRVDGIFLYDIDDLQSVAASHLADRVREAQRAEEIIAEEVLRFERKAQVLNVAPLIVGLQNAAEEMRQAELRRVQQKLQSLTAEQQAAVESLTRGLMNKFLHLPMQAVKAAAAEADAVMLEVLRDIFGLSQDQKMEDTSEKAEKDEEPAVLGGRKAR encoded by the coding sequence ATGAATCTTCTACTGACCGGCGTGAACCACAAGACAGCTCCCGTCGAGTTGCGGGAGCAGCTTGCCATTGCGCCGGACCGGCTGGGAGAGGCGACGCACGCCTTGCACCAGTTTCCTGGAGTAAGTGAGGCCATGGTTCTTTCCACCTGCAACCGGGTGGAACTGATCGCCTGCCACGAAAACGGCAGTCCGGACCTGCTGCATTTTCTGCACGAATTTCTCCGTGTGGACATTACGGAGATGCGCCCCCATGTATACGAATATCGTGACCGTGAGGCGGTGCGGCACCTGTTTCGTGTGGCCTCCAGTCTGGACTCCATGGTGGTGGGTGAGCCGCAGATTCTGGGCCAGGTGAAAGAGTCTTACAATGTGGCGCGGGAAGTGGGCGCAGTGCAGACCCACCTGGCAAGGCTGCTGCAGTCTACCTTTACCGTTGCCAAAAAGATCCGCAGTGAAACACAGATCGGAAACTCTTCGGTTTCGATTGCTTCCGTAGCGGTGGACCTGGCGAAAAAGATCTTTGGTTCGCTTGATGGAAAGCGCATTCTGCTTGTGGGGGCGGGAAAGATGAGCGAGCTGGCGGCCCGACACCTGATGCAGCAAGGTGCCCATTCACTGCTGGTTGCTAATCGCACCTTTGATCGTGCATTAAGGATTGCGGAGCAGTTCCAGGGCCATGCCGTACGCTTTGAAGATCTTTATGGGACGGCCGACCAGGCAGACATCATCATTACATCGACCGGATCGCAGCAGCAGATTTTCCGGCGCGAGCACGGACAGCAGTTTCTGCACAGGCGGCGTAACCGACCGATGTTCTTCATTGATATTGCCGTACCGCGGGACGTGGACCCGGAAATGAACCGCGTGGACGGAATCTTTCTCTACGATATTGATGACTTGCAATCTGTGGCTGCCTCTCATCTTGCCGACCGGGTGCGGGAGGCACAGCGTGCCGAAGAGATCATTGCAGAGGAAGTACTGCGCTTTGAACGGAAAGCTCAGGTGTTAAATGTAGCCCCGCTGATTGTCGGACTACAGAATGCGGCCGAAGAGATGCGGCAGGCTGAGCTGCGCCGGGTCCAGCAGAAGCTACAGTCGCTCACAGCAGAGCAGCAGGCTGCGGTAGAGTCCTTAACTCGCGGGCTGATGAACAAGTTTCTCCATTTGCCGATGCAGGCCGTCAAGGCTGCCGCAGCGGAAGCAGATGCGGTGATGCTTGAAGTCCTGCGTGATATCTTCGGCCTGTCACAGGACCAGAAGATGGAAGATACATCCGAAAAAGCGGAAAAGGATGAGGAGCCTGCCGTGCTTGGGGGGCGGAAAGCACGCTGA
- a CDS encoding cytochrome C assembly family protein: protein MFLLWLRVAAALYGAASVSALPAVLGERPRWQKACLLLTVMGWLYHLVAIVEILVAAHRWMPVGMHEVQAALSLLIVAAFLLIWLRYRTISFSVFALPLAFFLLLMPALGPDRHTFSSPLIRSGWIYIHIALLLAAYAALIFSLLASLLYLVQERRLKNKRTPGFLEWLPPLDIMNQIAQKALVVGFYCMTGGLLIGSLIAQEHVGATYFLDPKVVLSFVMWVLYVIMILVQRSTGLRGRRAAYLSSAVFLLMLCVWAANLFSSVHRYTTP from the coding sequence ATGTTTTTGCTTTGGCTCAGAGTAGCGGCGGCGCTGTATGGAGCGGCCAGCGTGTCGGCTTTGCCTGCAGTGTTGGGCGAGCGCCCCAGATGGCAGAAAGCATGCCTGCTCCTGACTGTCATGGGATGGTTGTATCATCTGGTTGCCATCGTGGAGATTCTGGTTGCTGCACATCGGTGGATGCCGGTTGGAATGCATGAGGTGCAGGCGGCCCTCTCGCTGCTGATTGTGGCTGCTTTTCTGTTAATTTGGCTCCGCTATCGGACCATTTCCTTTAGTGTTTTTGCCCTTCCGCTGGCTTTTTTCCTTCTGCTGATGCCGGCTCTTGGACCGGACCGTCACACATTTTCTTCGCCTCTGATCCGGAGCGGATGGATCTACATCCATATCGCTTTATTGCTGGCTGCTTATGCCGCGCTGATTTTTAGTCTGCTTGCAAGTCTTTTGTACCTTGTGCAGGAGCGCAGATTGAAGAACAAGCGTACGCCGGGTTTTCTGGAATGGCTGCCGCCGCTGGACATCATGAATCAGATTGCCCAGAAGGCTTTGGTTGTTGGTTTCTATTGCATGACGGGCGGCCTGCTGATTGGCTCTCTGATTGCCCAGGAACACGTTGGCGCTACTTATTTTCTTGATCCGAAAGTGGTGCTGTCGTTTGTCATGTGGGTGCTGTACGTCATCATGATCTTGGTGCAGCGCTCTACCGGTCTGCGCGGACGCAGAGCGGCCTATCTTTCAAGCGCCGTTTTTCTGCTGATGCTTTGTGTGTGGGCGGCAAACTTATTCAGTTCGGTCCACAGGTACACCACACCATGA